In a single window of the Halodesulfovibrio sp. MK-HDV genome:
- a CDS encoding DUF2975 domain-containing protein: MDNLLQIKKLSKKFHLLFSLLLIVIPLFDAAYWALINVLPETLINVNVSSTHLSPNPLPIKLQLAGFAVSLLPLSALIYGLINIRKLFSFYREGVIFSFEHVCIFKKTSKALVLWVFSSIFYESAKSLIFSFENPPGQRIVSVGLGSPEITTLMVAGIVFVIAWVMDEGRVIAEEQQLTV; this comes from the coding sequence ATGGACAATTTGTTACAAATTAAAAAGTTAAGTAAAAAATTCCACCTACTATTTTCTTTACTGCTAATTGTAATCCCTCTCTTTGATGCCGCTTACTGGGCGCTCATAAACGTCCTCCCTGAAACATTAATCAACGTAAATGTTAGTTCAACGCACTTGAGTCCTAATCCTTTGCCAATAAAATTACAGCTAGCAGGGTTTGCTGTTAGCTTACTTCCTCTTTCTGCACTAATTTACGGGCTCATAAATATCAGGAAGCTATTTTCCTTCTACAGGGAAGGTGTGATATTTTCCTTTGAGCATGTCTGTATTTTTAAAAAAACTTCAAAAGCTCTTGTTCTCTGGGTTTTCTCATCAATATTTTATGAATCCGCCAAGAGTCTCATATTTTCATTTGAAAACCCTCCAGGACAAAGAATTGTTAGTGTAGGGCTTGGCTCACCAGAAATTACAACGCTTATGGTAGCAGGGATTGTTTTTGTTATTGCGTGGGTAATGGATGAAGGACGTGTTATCGCTGAGGAACAGCAATTAACTGTTTAG
- a CDS encoding acyl-[acyl-carrier-protein] thioesterase, protein MILKGIESYTIKTYHTDRFGKACPAAFAAFFEEAAANNARLHGFPGEFLLQHGVVWVLSRLTFTVDRYPDVGETISIHTWPSAHTPNLALRCFEVFDAENHLIAEGTTAWLVIDIKKRKLVPVPEFITKNYPVNNPPCKEFPTRVVPRLRNSEHECPLVSRKADVDINGHVNNVRYLGWIQESMPEDLMLKYEPVLIDISYRKECGALQKLTSKSGITDDGDYLHSVSHDETGKELCRARTEWRKRQHIDVPYLQHHI, encoded by the coding sequence ATGATACTGAAGGGCATAGAATCTTACACCATTAAAACCTATCATACAGACCGGTTCGGTAAAGCTTGCCCTGCCGCATTTGCCGCTTTTTTTGAAGAAGCAGCCGCAAACAACGCACGGTTACATGGGTTCCCGGGTGAATTCCTCCTGCAACATGGCGTTGTATGGGTACTTAGTAGACTTACCTTTACTGTAGACCGCTATCCGGATGTTGGAGAAACCATCTCCATCCACACATGGCCTTCTGCCCATACCCCCAATCTTGCTTTACGCTGTTTTGAAGTTTTTGATGCAGAGAACCATCTCATTGCCGAGGGAACAACCGCTTGGCTTGTCATAGATATTAAAAAGCGTAAGCTCGTTCCGGTGCCGGAGTTTATTACCAAAAATTATCCGGTTAACAACCCACCATGCAAAGAATTTCCCACTCGTGTCGTACCACGGTTGCGTAATTCAGAGCACGAATGCCCACTCGTCAGCAGAAAAGCAGACGTTGACATTAACGGGCATGTTAATAACGTGCGGTACCTCGGCTGGATTCAAGAATCCATGCCTGAAGACCTCATGTTAAAATACGAGCCTGTACTCATCGACATTAGCTATCGAAAGGAATGCGGAGCGCTTCAAAAGCTCACCAGTAAATCAGGTATCACTGATGATGGAGACTATCTGCATTCCGTCTCTCATGACGAAACAGGTAAAGAGCTGTGCAGAGCCCGAACAGAATGGCGAAAACGGCAACATATTGACGTGCCGTACTTACAGCACCACATATAA
- a CDS encoding amidohydrolase family protein, with translation MYLDFHTHAFHPKIAAKAVEHLNSHYGLTCQCTGIMDDLIRRVKKAGLDKMVVLCAATSAEQVIPANNFALSLKAAHPDAIPFGTIHPDFDDWENQLARLKARGIKGLKLHPDFQGFRLDEKRLLPMIEAAQDDFVMLFHIGDKLAPKDNPSCPYKLAALLDNFPKARFVAAHFGGYHQWQHALEVLIGRNVYIDTSSSLDFIDDMTLSAIMKKHPHEKILFGSDYPLYSPEREVMKLKKTSQALTTKAGNVP, from the coding sequence ATGTATCTCGATTTCCACACTCACGCATTTCATCCTAAAATTGCCGCCAAAGCTGTTGAGCATTTGAACTCCCATTACGGGCTAACATGCCAATGCACCGGCATAATGGATGACCTTATCCGCCGAGTTAAAAAAGCCGGTCTGGATAAGATGGTGGTACTCTGTGCAGCAACATCAGCCGAGCAAGTTATTCCCGCGAACAACTTTGCATTGTCTCTAAAGGCTGCACACCCCGATGCAATTCCCTTCGGTACCATTCATCCCGACTTCGATGATTGGGAAAATCAACTCGCACGCTTAAAAGCACGCGGCATCAAAGGGCTTAAGCTCCATCCTGATTTCCAAGGATTCAGGCTGGATGAAAAACGCCTGCTGCCTATGATCGAAGCTGCGCAGGACGATTTTGTTATGCTTTTCCACATAGGTGACAAGCTAGCACCCAAAGACAACCCTTCCTGTCCGTACAAGCTTGCGGCACTGCTCGACAACTTTCCGAAAGCACGCTTTGTTGCAGCGCACTTTGGAGGCTATCACCAGTGGCAGCACGCATTAGAAGTACTCATAGGAAGAAATGTCTACATCGACACCTCAAGCTCGCTTGATTTTATCGATGACATGACCCTAAGCGCGATTATGAAAAAACACCCACATGAGAAAATTCTCTTCGGGTCAGATTATCCGCTCTACAGTCCCGAAAGAGAAGTTATGAAGCTAAAAAAAACGTCTCAAGCTCTCACTACCAAAGCTGGAAATGTTCCTTAG
- a CDS encoding helix-turn-helix transcriptional regulator, whose translation MPIIINLDVVLAKRKKKSIELAKAIGITEQNLSILKTGKAKAVRISTLDAICKYLECQPGDILEYKE comes from the coding sequence ATGCCCATAATTATTAACCTAGATGTGGTTCTGGCAAAGCGTAAAAAGAAATCGATCGAACTAGCAAAAGCAATCGGAATTACTGAACAAAATCTATCAATATTGAAGACTGGAAAAGCTAAGGCTGTTCGCATATCTACGCTGGATGCCATTTGTAAATACCTAGAGTGCCAACCTGGTGATATTCTTGAGTACAAGGAGTAG
- a CDS encoding ABC transporter permease codes for MLNYLRIALRSLAAHKLRSALAMLGVFLGTLALTGVIHVSEALKEQARLETEKLGPNLLVVLAGQPTFRRSGTLRYGGLTTTFKMEDVDALLENNPYVKQGTAFVTKNATISYRRNFVKSQLIAASANFPSVRAAPVTLGHFFTSQDVEKRAKVCILGFTIANQLFKHHTQALGKIVRYGLTNLRVIGVMPKRGRDLAGTDQDEQVFVPITTYMRRMSNQDWVSGVFMTLYSDKDEEVAKQAAYEIMLKQHLVTRKSNEDFLVLSAKDVSKLKTQALQLVWLLGLMSSSISFSVGTMGVLSIMILLVQTRKLEIGVRRAIGARRSAIMSQFLFESSLLSGIGGTLGALVSLVIITIIYYVADYPYVYDPILIIGASIGSCILGIIAGAYPAWVASNVDVLDVLRNK; via the coding sequence GTGTTAAATTATCTACGCATTGCCCTGCGCTCTCTTGCCGCGCATAAGCTACGCTCTGCCCTTGCCATGCTTGGTGTTTTTCTGGGTACACTCGCGCTCACTGGGGTCATCCACGTCTCGGAAGCACTCAAAGAACAAGCTCGACTTGAAACTGAAAAGCTTGGTCCAAACCTGCTTGTTGTACTGGCAGGACAGCCGACCTTCAGACGTAGTGGAACATTGCGTTATGGCGGATTGACCACCACCTTTAAAATGGAAGACGTCGACGCTCTGTTAGAGAACAATCCCTACGTAAAACAAGGAACCGCCTTTGTTACCAAAAACGCTACCATCAGCTATCGGCGCAATTTTGTAAAATCACAACTCATTGCAGCTAGTGCAAATTTCCCATCAGTTCGTGCTGCACCAGTAACGCTCGGGCATTTCTTTACCAGCCAAGATGTCGAAAAGCGGGCAAAGGTTTGCATCCTTGGATTCACCATTGCGAATCAGCTTTTCAAGCATCACACACAAGCTCTCGGTAAAATTGTCCGCTATGGACTCACCAACCTGCGTGTTATCGGCGTCATGCCTAAGCGGGGGCGTGACCTCGCAGGAACGGATCAAGACGAACAGGTCTTTGTCCCTATCACAACCTACATGCGTAGGATGTCGAACCAGGACTGGGTATCCGGTGTGTTTATGACTCTTTATTCGGACAAGGATGAAGAGGTTGCAAAGCAAGCTGCCTACGAAATTATGTTGAAACAACATCTTGTCACACGAAAATCTAATGAAGACTTCCTTGTGCTCTCCGCAAAAGATGTATCTAAACTTAAAACACAGGCATTGCAGCTGGTATGGCTTCTCGGACTTATGAGCTCATCCATTTCCTTTTCCGTCGGTACCATGGGCGTATTATCCATCATGATTCTGCTCGTGCAAACACGAAAGCTCGAAATTGGCGTCCGCCGTGCCATCGGAGCCCGTAGAAGCGCAATCATGTCTCAATTTTTATTTGAATCCAGTCTACTGTCCGGCATTGGCGGCACTCTGGGTGCCCTTGTCTCTCTCGTTATCATCACCATTATCTACTACGTTGCAGATTATCCGTATGTGTACGATCCCATCCTTATTATCGGTGCAAGCATCGGCTCCTGCATCCTTGGCATTATCGCTGGCGCTTACCCTGCATGGGTCGCCTCCAATGTCGACGTTCTTGATGTACTAAGAAACAAATAG
- a CDS encoding glutaredoxin family protein — protein sequence MSKECTLYALSTCIHCKKMKIFLEDNDVNFDNIFVDKLRGDERKEIIDRIRNYNPKLSFPTLVVSEGQCIIVGFHKNQIEEALDL from the coding sequence ATGTCGAAAGAATGTACCCTGTATGCACTTTCTACCTGTATTCATTGTAAGAAAATGAAAATCTTCTTAGAAGACAATGATGTGAATTTTGATAATATTTTCGTAGATAAGCTGAGAGGCGATGAGCGAAAAGAAATTATTGATAGAATTAGGAATTACAATCCAAAACTGTCTTTTCCGACGCTTGTAGTGTCCGAAGGACAGTGCATCATTGTTGGCTTCCACAAAAATCAGATTGAGGAGGCGCTAGACCTATGA
- the dctP gene encoding TRAP transporter substrate-binding protein DctP: MTLHGLCWKKFQLSMLIGLALVTIPIAALAATNIKMSYNGAPTEKDNAVHVFANHFKQIVEKETNGTVTITLLPNSQLGNEQQRMQLVMKYPIINVASFGGMEAVFPEIFATNVPFLFNSYKAAHIFFDSSPVMAKLRKEFTKQTGILLLEVIEEGGFIAFTSTTPINSPKDFKGSKFRAMDASQIAMYKAFGATGSTLPWTKVYQALKDGTVNGQMNPLTYVIIGSFYEVQKYLTLANVQYSDQFLLVNNTLMNGLTTRERSILRDAAHAANRHTRVFVESQVEKRITYLRNKGMHIYKPTRKEMDLFKKLSTPSYIEWLSEIIDREWIDQTIADARRANNEARRLLLQ, from the coding sequence ATGACGTTGCATGGACTTTGTTGGAAAAAATTCCAACTCTCTATGCTGATTGGTCTTGCTTTAGTTACAATTCCTATTGCCGCTTTAGCAGCCACTAATATTAAAATGAGTTACAATGGTGCACCTACGGAAAAGGATAACGCCGTGCACGTCTTTGCTAACCACTTCAAACAGATTGTTGAAAAAGAAACTAACGGTACAGTTACCATAACACTTCTGCCTAACAGCCAACTTGGTAACGAACAACAACGGATGCAACTGGTCATGAAATATCCTATTATCAACGTTGCATCATTTGGTGGTATGGAGGCTGTTTTTCCAGAAATTTTTGCGACAAACGTACCATTCCTTTTTAACAGCTACAAAGCTGCACATATCTTTTTTGACTCAAGCCCTGTGATGGCAAAACTTCGTAAAGAATTTACCAAGCAGACAGGCATACTTTTACTGGAAGTAATTGAAGAAGGGGGATTTATTGCATTCACCAGCACAACTCCTATTAACTCACCCAAAGACTTTAAAGGGTCTAAATTTCGAGCAATGGATGCAAGCCAGATAGCCATGTATAAAGCCTTCGGTGCCACTGGAAGCACTCTACCGTGGACCAAGGTCTATCAGGCATTAAAAGATGGTACAGTAAATGGGCAAATGAACCCGCTCACCTATGTCATCATCGGCAGCTTCTACGAAGTTCAAAAGTACCTTACACTTGCCAATGTGCAGTACTCGGATCAATTCCTTCTGGTTAACAATACGCTGATGAACGGGCTCACAACTAGAGAACGCTCTATTCTACGCGATGCTGCACATGCCGCGAATAGGCATACCCGTGTATTTGTGGAGTCTCAGGTCGAAAAGCGAATTACCTACCTTCGGAATAAAGGTATGCATATTTACAAACCGACACGTAAAGAAATGGATTTGTTCAAAAAACTCAGTACACCTTCATACATCGAATGGTTAAGCGAGATTATTGATCGTGAATGGATAGATCAAACAATTGCGGATGCACGACGGGCGAACAATGAGGCAAGGAGACTTCTTCTACAATAA
- a CDS encoding M15 family metallopeptidase, producing the protein MPDKIVPPIHGLSEPSWESVYAVPSVESHEEVVSLALAPEHMLSRSIYFERQIVGALPECYAREGVLERLQHASSLLPSHLRLIILDGWRSTDVQSFLFAECKNALAIMYPDKPAEKIVTMAQQYVAKPMKDVSTPAPHSTGGSVDVVIADRAGKKLFFGAPFDFPGDISNTQYFENKLEQGHTLTKREEEALYNRRLLYFVMTQAGFVNFHCEWWHFEYGTQRWALSTHTDHAIYAPTQFSLNPYANLTQI; encoded by the coding sequence ATGCCTGATAAAATTGTACCACCCATTCATGGACTGTCTGAACCATCATGGGAATCCGTTTATGCTGTCCCTTCTGTAGAATCACATGAAGAAGTTGTGTCACTCGCATTAGCGCCGGAGCACATGCTCAGCCGTTCAATTTATTTTGAACGCCAGATTGTCGGTGCGCTGCCAGAATGTTACGCGCGTGAAGGCGTTCTTGAACGTTTACAGCACGCATCTTCCCTTCTCCCGTCCCATCTACGCCTCATTATTTTGGATGGCTGGAGATCAACAGATGTGCAGTCGTTCCTTTTTGCTGAATGCAAAAATGCGCTCGCAATCATGTATCCGGACAAGCCCGCAGAAAAGATTGTCACCATGGCACAGCAATATGTTGCCAAGCCGATGAAAGACGTCAGCACACCTGCTCCGCATTCAACAGGCGGCTCGGTTGATGTTGTCATCGCAGATCGTGCAGGTAAAAAGCTTTTCTTCGGTGCCCCATTTGATTTTCCCGGTGATATTTCCAACACTCAGTATTTTGAAAATAAGCTGGAGCAAGGCCATACGTTAACAAAACGTGAGGAAGAAGCACTCTACAACAGACGTCTTCTCTACTTCGTTATGACGCAAGCCGGCTTTGTAAACTTCCACTGCGAATGGTGGCATTTTGAATACGGAACTCAGCGCTGGGCACTATCAACACATACAGATCATGCAATCTACGCTCCTACACAGTTCTCACTCAATCCGTATGCAAATTTGACCCAAATATAA
- a CDS encoding thioesterase family protein has translation MAEFPIPETWLAHRVSYGETDAMSVMYYAEYLHLFERARSEYIREQGMSYNTVEERGILLPVREAKCRYKRPARYDDLLYVRVGISKWGRASMVFEYEIYNEAKDTVIATGHTEHACTNEKGRPVKVPDWLKELFVGK, from the coding sequence ATGGCAGAATTTCCGATTCCTGAAACATGGCTCGCGCATCGTGTTTCCTACGGTGAAACAGATGCTATGTCCGTCATGTACTACGCCGAATATCTACATTTATTCGAACGAGCCCGTAGCGAATACATTCGCGAACAAGGCATGAGCTACAACACGGTTGAAGAACGGGGCATACTGCTTCCTGTTCGTGAAGCGAAGTGCCGTTACAAACGCCCTGCCCGTTATGATGATTTACTGTACGTACGCGTCGGCATCAGCAAATGGGGTCGCGCATCCATGGTATTTGAGTACGAAATTTACAACGAAGCAAAAGACACTGTTATTGCCACCGGTCACACAGAGCATGCCTGCACTAACGAAAAAGGGCGTCCTGTAAAAGTTCCGGACTGGCTGAAAGAACTCTTCGTAGGAAAATAA
- a CDS encoding ferredoxin-thioredoxin reductase catalytic domain-containing protein: MSDKMTAEKLYEMLKKIQEPRGFFFNKDMSMTLPLLESLLVNKEEYGYMACPCRLPNGEFDKDRDIVCPCEYRDPDLEEFGVCYCGLYVTEEYNKEDHDEVAIPERRPPEKILG, encoded by the coding sequence ATGAGTGATAAAATGACAGCTGAAAAGCTTTATGAAATGCTCAAAAAGATTCAAGAGCCGCGCGGATTTTTCTTTAATAAAGATATGTCCATGACCTTACCGCTGCTTGAAAGCCTGCTTGTCAATAAAGAAGAGTATGGCTACATGGCCTGTCCTTGCCGTTTGCCTAACGGTGAGTTTGATAAAGATAGAGATATCGTTTGCCCGTGTGAGTACCGCGACCCCGATTTAGAAGAGTTTGGCGTCTGCTATTGCGGCCTCTACGTGACAGAAGAGTACAATAAAGAAGATCATGACGAAGTGGCTATCCCCGAACGCCGCCCGCCTGAAAAAATTTTAGGGTAG
- a CDS encoding elongation factor G — MAKTLDSQRTYALVGTGGSGKTSLAEMLMFQSGVINRLGKIEEGTTSLDYEPEEVKRRGSIQPGFATIDWNKNRHFLMDVPGDNNFVGDINHLLFGVDGAVFVIDAVDGVRPLTSRLWNFVQDATLPSIVFINKMDRDRADFDTAFNGLSSILGIRPVLLQMPIGQGDDFKGYVDVLNNKAFFFNEDGTTTEGDVPENLSDEVSMLRETTIENIAESNEELMENYLETGELSQEEITTGLRDGVLSRDLIPVMLGSSLENRGGAELLNAVQDLLPSPLQHAAWMDKEGNEHPSSPDAPLALLTFKTLSDPFSGQLSIMRVLSGSFNGDAALKNVTQDETERIGSPLFMNGKESEPAKGDIGPGSIIAVPKLKATKTGDTLADPKATFEVLMPELPPNLISYAIAPKEKGDEDKIYTAVQRLLDEDITLTLSRDAESSDILLSGMGQLHIETSIERAMRRYKCNMVLKTPKIPYRETIKGKAQVQGRHKKQSGGRGQFGDCWIEIEGMPQGFGYEFENAIVGGVIPRQYIPAVDKGIQEAAHRGCLAGYPLVDFKVRLYDGSYHNVDSSEMAFKIAGSLALRGALDQVKPTLLEPIVLMTVHIPDEFMGDVIGDLSSRRGKVLGSDSKTGITEIKAHVPMGEVLRYAPDLRSITGGQGVFTMEFDHYEEAPPPVIDKVVAEKQAS; from the coding sequence ATGGCCAAGACACTTGATTCTCAGAGAACTTATGCCCTTGTGGGCACGGGAGGAAGTGGAAAAACCTCGCTGGCTGAAATGCTTATGTTTCAGTCCGGGGTTATCAATCGCCTTGGGAAAATTGAAGAAGGCACCACTTCGCTCGACTATGAACCAGAGGAAGTAAAGCGCAGGGGGTCTATTCAACCTGGCTTTGCCACCATTGACTGGAACAAAAATCGCCACTTCCTTATGGACGTCCCGGGCGACAATAACTTTGTAGGCGACATTAACCACCTATTGTTCGGGGTTGATGGCGCCGTTTTTGTTATTGACGCAGTTGATGGCGTCCGCCCACTTACAAGCCGTCTTTGGAACTTTGTTCAAGATGCAACCCTTCCTTCCATCGTCTTCATTAACAAGATGGATCGCGATCGCGCAGATTTTGACACCGCCTTTAACGGGTTGTCTTCAATCCTTGGAATCCGCCCTGTTTTGCTACAAATGCCAATTGGTCAGGGTGACGATTTTAAAGGGTACGTTGATGTTCTTAACAACAAAGCATTCTTCTTTAATGAAGATGGAACAACAACAGAAGGCGATGTGCCTGAAAATCTTTCCGATGAAGTATCAATGCTTCGCGAAACGACTATCGAAAACATTGCAGAAAGTAATGAAGAACTGATGGAAAACTACCTTGAGACAGGCGAACTCTCTCAAGAAGAAATCACAACTGGCTTACGTGACGGCGTGCTCTCACGTGACCTTATTCCGGTTATGCTCGGGTCTTCCCTAGAAAACCGTGGCGGTGCTGAACTTCTCAATGCCGTGCAGGATCTATTGCCTTCACCTCTGCAACACGCTGCATGGATGGATAAAGAAGGCAACGAACACCCATCTTCTCCGGATGCGCCGTTGGCATTACTTACCTTCAAGACACTCTCAGATCCTTTCTCAGGTCAGCTCTCCATCATGCGCGTTCTGTCCGGTTCATTTAACGGCGACGCAGCTCTGAAAAATGTTACTCAGGATGAGACTGAACGTATCGGGTCCCCATTATTCATGAATGGTAAAGAATCTGAACCAGCCAAGGGCGATATCGGCCCGGGTTCTATTATCGCTGTTCCTAAGCTTAAAGCTACAAAAACAGGCGATACGCTGGCAGACCCTAAAGCTACTTTTGAAGTTCTTATGCCGGAACTTCCTCCTAATCTTATATCATACGCTATTGCTCCAAAAGAGAAAGGCGATGAAGATAAGATTTATACAGCTGTCCAAAGATTACTTGATGAGGACATTACACTCACCCTTTCCCGCGATGCAGAATCAAGCGACATTCTGCTCTCCGGTATGGGACAGCTGCACATTGAAACTAGCATCGAACGTGCCATGCGCCGTTACAAATGCAACATGGTTTTGAAGACCCCTAAAATTCCGTACCGTGAAACAATAAAAGGTAAAGCACAGGTTCAAGGCAGACATAAGAAACAGTCTGGTGGACGCGGACAGTTCGGCGATTGCTGGATTGAAATTGAAGGAATGCCGCAGGGCTTCGGCTACGAGTTTGAAAATGCCATCGTTGGTGGCGTTATCCCTCGTCAGTACATCCCTGCAGTGGATAAAGGCATTCAAGAAGCTGCGCACCGTGGCTGCCTTGCAGGGTACCCTCTCGTTGACTTTAAAGTACGGCTCTATGATGGTTCATACCACAACGTAGATTCCTCAGAGATGGCCTTTAAAATCGCCGGTTCCCTTGCACTTAGGGGTGCACTGGATCAGGTAAAACCAACCTTGCTTGAACCGATTGTATTAATGACCGTACACATCCCTGATGAATTTATGGGTGACGTAATCGGTGATTTATCTTCACGCCGTGGCAAAGTACTTGGTTCTGACTCAAAAACAGGCATCACGGAAATTAAAGCGCATGTTCCTATGGGCGAAGTGCTCCGCTATGCTCCAGACCTCCGTTCTATTACCGGCGGTCAGGGTGTTTTCACAATGGAATTTGACCATTACGAAGAGGCACCACCTCCAGTAATTGATAAAGTTGTTGCCGAAAAACAAGCTAGCTAG
- a CDS encoding GGDEF domain-containing protein, translating into MKPTDLTLDEQLRITAHEIIRRKKIFHLSDEDVQNLLEVKPIILTELDDIVTDFYTTLVEVEGVAQVIGDAESLYRLKNHLQGYLRSLFEGPYDMEYVQTRLRIGLVHKRIGVPPKLYIAAYKILSKILRKKLREHNKDNSCDICSSRSGSLENLMLFDLVLVFDTYIQGLVNEVNRSKEDLETYARELEDTIASRTKELAEQASKDGLTGLYNQRTFYEYLGTELSRSQRRADTFTLCYFDLDNFKKANDTHGHKFGDQVLTNVASAVKQILRDEDIGARYGGDEFCMILPNASAEEAQTVCKRLINVFSKIDPDCIVTMSIGLAEFIPDSGLDTDSLIKRADNAMYSSKNQSGHYITVYSDEKYKNRKRILLPDNLKTLANFYCSY; encoded by the coding sequence ATGAAGCCGACAGACTTAACATTAGATGAGCAATTACGAATTACTGCACATGAAATTATCAGACGGAAAAAAATCTTTCATCTTTCAGATGAAGATGTTCAAAATTTGCTCGAAGTTAAGCCGATCATACTCACTGAGCTGGACGACATAGTAACTGATTTCTATACAACACTTGTAGAAGTTGAGGGTGTAGCTCAAGTAATTGGCGATGCCGAAAGCCTGTATCGCCTTAAAAATCACTTGCAGGGCTATCTTCGTTCACTCTTTGAAGGACCGTACGATATGGAATATGTTCAAACCCGCCTTCGTATCGGGCTTGTTCATAAACGTATTGGAGTTCCTCCGAAACTTTACATCGCTGCATATAAAATTCTCAGCAAAATATTACGCAAAAAACTACGAGAACATAATAAAGATAATTCATGCGATATTTGCAGCAGCAGATCCGGTTCACTGGAAAACTTGATGCTCTTTGACCTTGTATTAGTTTTTGACACATACATTCAAGGACTGGTTAACGAGGTTAACCGTAGTAAAGAAGACCTCGAAACATACGCGCGGGAACTTGAGGACACTATTGCAAGCCGCACAAAAGAATTAGCAGAACAAGCTAGTAAAGACGGCCTGACTGGTCTGTACAACCAACGAACATTTTATGAATACCTTGGTACCGAGCTCTCTAGGTCTCAGAGGCGCGCTGACACGTTTACGCTTTGCTATTTTGATTTGGATAATTTCAAAAAAGCTAACGACACTCATGGGCACAAGTTCGGTGATCAGGTTCTTACAAATGTTGCATCCGCAGTAAAACAAATTTTGCGAGACGAAGATATCGGCGCAAGGTACGGCGGAGATGAATTCTGCATGATTCTTCCAAACGCTTCCGCCGAGGAGGCTCAAACCGTCTGTAAACGGCTCATAAACGTTTTTTCAAAAATTGATCCTGACTGCATTGTTACCATGAGTATCGGTCTTGCAGAATTCATCCCTGATTCAGGGCTTGATACCGACTCGTTAATCAAGAGAGCTGACAACGCCATGTATTCATCAAAAAATCAGTCAGGGCATTACATAACTGTATATTCAGACGAAAAATACAAAAACCGAAAAAGAATACTTTTACCCGACAATTTAAAAACTTTGGCCAACTTTTATTGCAGTTATTGA